A region from the Euleptes europaea isolate rEulEur1 chromosome 13, rEulEur1.hap1, whole genome shotgun sequence genome encodes:
- the ZBTB33 gene encoding transcriptional regulator Kaiso isoform X1, translated as MEPGAMTEAGGKTPGMETRKLITATDNQYSGMLLKALDEQRGYGVFCDVTVIVEDRKFRAHKNVLSASSTYFHELFSVAGHVVELNFVRAEIFAEILNYIYSSRIVRVRSDLLDELIKSGQLLGVKFLADLGAPLQQVKNMSGGIKPDPSERSSLDANGLEAQRPPVRLGNENSFAGQPVITETFSLYREECDTTKITISDSDDDDVIFCAELVPPKDQPLEAQSVTQNQHCPNPAGGCDQTNCSSTESPPRPAVVAAPRPDLSTTQPNPTENQVSAEPLAPSAPNPMTSNVLMLNQSQIGASPDVSSSHEIEVSPIPEENQQPSNNESLTDMETNAIDEDEEDVEDDDDILGSSSPGSASSSSLVQQPSTPKPATTEAAGVQKKQAANVPQEPPAPATEFKMKIPDVLSGSNNDSAASVAPKHITEGQKTITLDTATEIEGLSTGCKVYANIGEDTYDIVIPVKDEADGEVRLDDLPRTSGDDPANRKRLKVKHDDHYELIMDGKVYYICIVCRRSYSCLTSLRRHFNVHSWEKKYPCRYCDKVFPLAEYRTKHEIHHTGERRYQCLACGQCFINYQVMATHLRSVHSQDPSGESKLYRLHPCRSLQIRNYAYISGGSSNIPMVNDSSVAYPVGPVKDASQDPTPAPPGKPMTWDDIFVPQGNESLFKQNPPEGSNEFEFVIPESY; from the exons ATGGAGCCTGGCGCCATGACCGAGGCGGGAGGCAAGACCCCAG GAATGGAGACCAGAAAGCTAATTACTGCGACAGACAACCAGTACTCCGGTATGCTATTAAAGGCTTTGGATGAGCAACGTGGCTATGGAGTTTTCTGTGACGTTACCGTTATTGTGGAGGACCGGAAATTTCGAGCCCACAAAAATGTCCTTTCGGCATCAAGCACTTACTTTCACGAGCTCTTCTCAGTTGCAGGACATGTGGTGGAGTTGAACTTCGTAAGAGCAGAGATTTTTGCTGAAATTCTCAACTATATCTACAGTTCCCGAATAGTCAGAGTAAGATCAGACTTGCTCGATGAATTAATAAAATCTGGGCAATTGCTTGGAGTTAAGTTTCTTGCTGATCTGGGTGCTCCTCTGCAGCAGGTGAAAAACATGTCAGGAGGCATTAAGCCTGACCCTTCAGAACGGTCCAGTTTGGATGCAAACGGCCTTGAAGCACAAAGGCCTCCAGTGCGACTTGGGAATGAAAACTCATTTGCTGGCCAACCTGTTATAACTGAAACATTTTCTTTGTATAGGGAGGAGTGTGATACCACAAAGATTACCATTAGTGATTCTGATGACGATGATGTCATCTTCTGCGCAGAGCTTGTGCCTCCAAAGGACCAGCCTCTGGAGGCCCAATCTGTaacacagaaccagcattgcccCAACCCTGCTGGGGGCTGTGACCAAACAAACTGTAGCAGCACTGAGTCTCCTCCTCGGCCAGCTGTAGTGGCAGCTCCGAGACCCGACTTGTCTACCACTCAGCCGAATCCGACTGAAAATCAAGTGTCTGCTGAACCGCTTGCCCCTTCTGCTCCGAATCCCATGACTTCTAATGTCCTTATGTTAAACCAGTCACAGATTGGTGCTTCACCAGATGTCAGTTCGTCACATGAAATCGAGGTCTCGCCTATACCTGAGGAGAATCAGCAACCATCTAACAATGAGTCCTTAACTGACATGGAAACAAATGCCATTGATGAGGACGAGGAAGATGTGGAAGACGATGATGACATTCTAGGTTCATCCAGCCCAGGGTCTGCGAGCAGCAGCTCTTTGGTTCAGCAGCCATCTACCCCCAAACCTGCTACAACTGAGGCAGCAGGAGTACAGAAGAAGCAAGCCGCTAACGTTCCACAAGAGCCACCTGCCCCAGCCACAGAATTCAAAATGAAAATCCCAGATGTTCTTTCTGGAAGCAACAATGATTCTGCAGCAAGTGTTGCCCCAAAGCACATAACGGAAGGCCAGAAGACCATAACTTTAGATACAGCCACTGAAATAGAAGGCCTGTCTACTGGTTGCAAGGTTTATGCAAACATTGGTGAAGATACCTATGACATAGTCATTCCGGTGAAAGATGAGGCTGATGGAGAAGTCAGGCTTGATGATCTGCCCAGAACATCAGGGGACGatcctgcaaacagaaaacgtCTGAAAGTGAAACATGATGATCACTATGAGCTCATAATGGATGGGAAGGTCTATTACATCTGCATTGTGTGTCGAAGATCCTACAGTTGTCTGACAAGTTTGCGGAGGCATTTTAACGTCCATTCCTGGGAGAAGAAGTATCCATGTCGCTATTGTGATAAGGTTTTCCCTCTTGCGGAATACCGCACCAAGCATGAAATACATCACACTGGTGAGCGAAGGTACCAATGCTTGGCGTGTGGCCAGTGTTTTATCAACTATCAGGTCATGGCTACACATCTAAGATCAGTCCATAGCCAGGACCCTTCTGGAGAGTCCAAGCTGTATCGTTTGCATCCATGTAGGTCCTTGCAGATCAGAAATTATGCTTATATTTCAGGTGGTTCCAGCAATATACCGATGGTAAATGACAGTAGTGTCGCATATCCTGTTGGCCCCGTAAAAGATGCCTCTCAGGATCCCACACCTGCCCCTCCAGGAAAGCCAATGACCTGGGATGATATATTTGTTCCGCAAGGAAATGAATCGCTTTTTAAACAAAACCCACCAGAGGGTAGTAATGAATTTGAGTTTGTGATTCCAGAATCTTACTGA
- the ZBTB33 gene encoding transcriptional regulator Kaiso isoform X2 codes for METRKLITATDNQYSGMLLKALDEQRGYGVFCDVTVIVEDRKFRAHKNVLSASSTYFHELFSVAGHVVELNFVRAEIFAEILNYIYSSRIVRVRSDLLDELIKSGQLLGVKFLADLGAPLQQVKNMSGGIKPDPSERSSLDANGLEAQRPPVRLGNENSFAGQPVITETFSLYREECDTTKITISDSDDDDVIFCAELVPPKDQPLEAQSVTQNQHCPNPAGGCDQTNCSSTESPPRPAVVAAPRPDLSTTQPNPTENQVSAEPLAPSAPNPMTSNVLMLNQSQIGASPDVSSSHEIEVSPIPEENQQPSNNESLTDMETNAIDEDEEDVEDDDDILGSSSPGSASSSSLVQQPSTPKPATTEAAGVQKKQAANVPQEPPAPATEFKMKIPDVLSGSNNDSAASVAPKHITEGQKTITLDTATEIEGLSTGCKVYANIGEDTYDIVIPVKDEADGEVRLDDLPRTSGDDPANRKRLKVKHDDHYELIMDGKVYYICIVCRRSYSCLTSLRRHFNVHSWEKKYPCRYCDKVFPLAEYRTKHEIHHTGERRYQCLACGQCFINYQVMATHLRSVHSQDPSGESKLYRLHPCRSLQIRNYAYISGGSSNIPMVNDSSVAYPVGPVKDASQDPTPAPPGKPMTWDDIFVPQGNESLFKQNPPEGSNEFEFVIPESY; via the coding sequence ATGGAGACCAGAAAGCTAATTACTGCGACAGACAACCAGTACTCCGGTATGCTATTAAAGGCTTTGGATGAGCAACGTGGCTATGGAGTTTTCTGTGACGTTACCGTTATTGTGGAGGACCGGAAATTTCGAGCCCACAAAAATGTCCTTTCGGCATCAAGCACTTACTTTCACGAGCTCTTCTCAGTTGCAGGACATGTGGTGGAGTTGAACTTCGTAAGAGCAGAGATTTTTGCTGAAATTCTCAACTATATCTACAGTTCCCGAATAGTCAGAGTAAGATCAGACTTGCTCGATGAATTAATAAAATCTGGGCAATTGCTTGGAGTTAAGTTTCTTGCTGATCTGGGTGCTCCTCTGCAGCAGGTGAAAAACATGTCAGGAGGCATTAAGCCTGACCCTTCAGAACGGTCCAGTTTGGATGCAAACGGCCTTGAAGCACAAAGGCCTCCAGTGCGACTTGGGAATGAAAACTCATTTGCTGGCCAACCTGTTATAACTGAAACATTTTCTTTGTATAGGGAGGAGTGTGATACCACAAAGATTACCATTAGTGATTCTGATGACGATGATGTCATCTTCTGCGCAGAGCTTGTGCCTCCAAAGGACCAGCCTCTGGAGGCCCAATCTGTaacacagaaccagcattgcccCAACCCTGCTGGGGGCTGTGACCAAACAAACTGTAGCAGCACTGAGTCTCCTCCTCGGCCAGCTGTAGTGGCAGCTCCGAGACCCGACTTGTCTACCACTCAGCCGAATCCGACTGAAAATCAAGTGTCTGCTGAACCGCTTGCCCCTTCTGCTCCGAATCCCATGACTTCTAATGTCCTTATGTTAAACCAGTCACAGATTGGTGCTTCACCAGATGTCAGTTCGTCACATGAAATCGAGGTCTCGCCTATACCTGAGGAGAATCAGCAACCATCTAACAATGAGTCCTTAACTGACATGGAAACAAATGCCATTGATGAGGACGAGGAAGATGTGGAAGACGATGATGACATTCTAGGTTCATCCAGCCCAGGGTCTGCGAGCAGCAGCTCTTTGGTTCAGCAGCCATCTACCCCCAAACCTGCTACAACTGAGGCAGCAGGAGTACAGAAGAAGCAAGCCGCTAACGTTCCACAAGAGCCACCTGCCCCAGCCACAGAATTCAAAATGAAAATCCCAGATGTTCTTTCTGGAAGCAACAATGATTCTGCAGCAAGTGTTGCCCCAAAGCACATAACGGAAGGCCAGAAGACCATAACTTTAGATACAGCCACTGAAATAGAAGGCCTGTCTACTGGTTGCAAGGTTTATGCAAACATTGGTGAAGATACCTATGACATAGTCATTCCGGTGAAAGATGAGGCTGATGGAGAAGTCAGGCTTGATGATCTGCCCAGAACATCAGGGGACGatcctgcaaacagaaaacgtCTGAAAGTGAAACATGATGATCACTATGAGCTCATAATGGATGGGAAGGTCTATTACATCTGCATTGTGTGTCGAAGATCCTACAGTTGTCTGACAAGTTTGCGGAGGCATTTTAACGTCCATTCCTGGGAGAAGAAGTATCCATGTCGCTATTGTGATAAGGTTTTCCCTCTTGCGGAATACCGCACCAAGCATGAAATACATCACACTGGTGAGCGAAGGTACCAATGCTTGGCGTGTGGCCAGTGTTTTATCAACTATCAGGTCATGGCTACACATCTAAGATCAGTCCATAGCCAGGACCCTTCTGGAGAGTCCAAGCTGTATCGTTTGCATCCATGTAGGTCCTTGCAGATCAGAAATTATGCTTATATTTCAGGTGGTTCCAGCAATATACCGATGGTAAATGACAGTAGTGTCGCATATCCTGTTGGCCCCGTAAAAGATGCCTCTCAGGATCCCACACCTGCCCCTCCAGGAAAGCCAATGACCTGGGATGATATATTTGTTCCGCAAGGAAATGAATCGCTTTTTAAACAAAACCCACCAGAGGGTAGTAATGAATTTGAGTTTGTGATTCCAGAATCTTACTGA